One genomic segment of Hypanus sabinus isolate sHypSab1 unplaced genomic scaffold, sHypSab1.hap1 scaffold_815, whole genome shotgun sequence includes these proteins:
- the LOC132390247 gene encoding G-protein coupled receptor 182-like, protein MVVLFRGNCGLSKCISHNMVAMAMADLLVMMFCVIGYHIITYQFPTSFLSYTSTCKVTMYFNSTSLQSSVWFTVLFTIDRFVAICCQKLKAKYCTVRTAFSGIITVALLVHLQNVPYLFEFKPVSVVNGIQWGCQPSSWFKTSPVGVTFSSLRSILTVILPFVLIALFNCVTVRRILLASKARRGLRGHSSQTQKDPEMESRRKSIILLFSVSGIFILLWLPVTVSFLTTQLTGTAHYDGDYTDSAYVATEAGYMLMYLSSCTNTCIYTATQAKFREDMRRVLKSPWTLFLILIKKHS, encoded by the coding sequence ATGGTTGTCCTCTTCCGCGGGAATTGTGGACTTTCCAAATGTATATCCCACAACATGGTGGCCATGGCAATGGCAGATCTGCTGGTGATGATGTTCTGTGTAATCGGATATCATATCATAACGTACCAGTTTCCAACATCCTTCCTGTCCTACACATCCACCTGTAAGGTTACTATGTACTTCAATTCAACCAGCCTGCAAAGCTCGGTCTGGTTCACTGTCTTGTTCACTATCGATCGGTTTGTAGCGATCTGTTGTCAGAAGCTCAAAGCGAAATATTGCACAGTGAGGACAGCTTTTTCCGGCATCATAACCGTGGCGCTCCTGGTGCATTTACAGAACGTCCCGTATCTATTTGAGTTTAAACCCGTCAGTGTAGTTAACGGTATTCAATGGGGCTGTCAGCCGAGTTCGTGGTTCAAGACGTCTCCTGTGGGAGTCACATTCTCCTCTCTGCGGAGTATTTTAACTGTTATATTACCTTTTGTTCTGATAGCCCTGTTTAACTGTGTGACAGTAAGGCGCATTTTATTAGCCAGTAAAGCTCGCCGCGGACTGCGCGGTCACAGCAGTCAAACACAGAAGGATCCGGAGATGGAAAGCCGCCGGAAATCCATCATTTTACTCTTTAGTGTGTCCGGCATTTTCATTCTGTTGTGGCTACCAGTCACTGTGAGCTTTCTGACCACCCAACTGACAGGAACCGCGCATTACGACGGAGATTACACCGACTCTGCCTACGTCGCCACTGAAGCCGGCTACATGCTGATGTACCTGAGTTCCTGCACGAACACCTGCATTTATACAGCGACCCAGGCTAAGTTTAGAGAAGACATGCGGCGGGTGTTAAAATCTCCTTGGACTTTGTTTTTAATATTGATTAAAAAGCACAGTTAA